The DNA region CAGCACTCCCACGGCGGGTGCTGCACGTGGTACTCGATGGTGCGGCCGCGCCCCCGGGAGTAGCCCCAATAGTGCTCAGTGATGAACTCGCCCAGCGACCCCGCCGCCGGGCGCGTCGGCCCCGGCCGGGCGGCGGCGCAGAACCGGTTACGGAGCCCCTCGCCCCACGCGTACGCCGGGCGGCCCTCGTCTCGGCCGTGATCCATCCGCATCCGCACGTAGTTCTCTGCGAACAGCGCGTTGGCGACCAGCGGGATCGCCCGGCTCGGCACGATCTCTCGGATGAACGTCACCGCGCGCTTCGATCGGTCGGCGTCTGGGCTCACGTAGAACCGCAGGTTCACCTCTTCGAACGAGCGGTGCAGCAGCGCCGGGACGCCAAGCACCCGCGTGTCGCGGAACAAGAAGGCGACCAGGCTGACGTACACCCGCCCCTCAAACGCGTCGAGCGAGGTCCCCGCCGGCACGTGCGGCAGCAACGCTTCGGGCGCGACGGCGTAGCTGGCGAACAGCAGGTGCTCCCAACGCGCGGAAAGAAAGTTCATCGGGAGACTCGTGGGTAGGCCGTAGGACGGACGATCCGCGCCACCGGTGCAGCAGGGGAGGCGGGGTCTGCTGTACTCGACTACGGCTGCTTGATCGGCTCGGCCTTCACGTACAGGTGCTCCGGCGCCTGGGCGTAATACTTGAACATGGCCGGGCAGATCCAGCCCTCCATCGGCGGGTCGTCGATGGAGTAGTAGTTCCCCTCCGAATCGCCCCGCAGCCAGGTCAGTTCTTTCTGATGCCCGGGGAACGGCCGGGCGCTAAACAGCAGGCGGAACCCCTGCTCTGCATCCGGGATGTCCTTCACCAACACGTCGATCATCTCCGGCACCCCGGCCACAAACGGCTCGCGCACCAGCCCCGCCGACGCGTCGTCGAACACCCAGGTCCCCTGATATCGGTACGGCGCGATCACCATGATGGCGTTCGCCCGGGCGCTGGGCCGCGACCCGGGGAGCAGCCCGTAGCGCCACGCAACACCGCCGGCGACGAGGACCAGCGCGGCGGCGACGAGCGCGAGGCGTAGCGCGCGCGGCTCGGGGCGGGGTGGGGTTGGAGGGGCGTCGTCGGGCATGGTTGTCGCCGTGGTCTGGGATCCCGGATTGCAGGGCCAGTAGGATGGGGCGTCCGCGCCAACTGCGCCCATCATGCTGCTTGCCTACCGCCGATAGATGGGCTCCCGCCGCGTGGGCGACCCATCCTACAATCTTACGCTACGCCGCTCGTGCGGGCGACGCGTCACGCCGGCGCCTCAACCGCTGACGAACAACGCCTCGCGCCACACCCAGTGCATGCTCGCCACCGCGACCACGTTCCAGGCGATCAGCACCCACTTCAGCGCGCGGTCGGAGAGCACCCGCTCGCCGCGGAACAAGAAGTCGGCGAAGAACCCGGCCGCGGCCGCGGCGAGGAAGCCCGCCACCAGGCGGCTGTCGAACCACGCGGTCATGATCGCGGCCTCGGCCGCCAGCAGCGCGGCGACTACCAGCTTCGTCCGGCGTACGCCGATCGCCACCGCGGTGGTGCGTCGGCCGGCGAGGCGGTCGGGCTCGATGTCGGTGATCTCGTTCAGCAGGTGCGCGTGCATGGCGAACAGGGCGCCGAACACGAGCGCGGGCCAGCCGAGTTGCGGCGCGTCGTTCAGCCAACTGCTGAGCACGAACACCAGCAGGTAGCCCGCCTGGTTCAGCACGTCGAGCACCGGCAGCCCCTTCAGGCCCAGCGTGTTGTACGCCGCGTTCACCGCCAGGCACACCGCGACCCACAGCAAGAACTTGGGTCCGACGGCCAGCAGCATCAGCGCCCAAAACGGCGCCTGCACCGCCGCGATCCGCAGCGGCAGCTTCCGCAGCTCGCGCCGCGGCAGCCGGGCGCCGAACAGCAGGTTCCCCTTGCGGGGGTTGAGGCGGTCGGTCTGGTGGTCGGCCAGGTCGTTCCAGCCGTACAGCAGGTACGCCAGCGGGAACATCACGTACACGGCGCCGAGCCAGAAGGTCCACTCATCCAGCACCCGCCGCCCCCCCAACGGCAGCAGGTAGAACCACAACTGCGTCGCCCACAGGCCAGGCCGCGCGACCAGCAGCGTGTTCCAGAGCTCGCGACGGAGGGAGAGCCGCGGCGGATCGTGGGAGGGCAGGGGGTCAGTCATGTAGGGCAGGCCCCGCCTGCCGCGTGGCTGGGGTTAGCATAATCTCCGCTCCGCGGCAGCCGGGCCCCGCCCTGCTACTGCGCCAAGCGCTCCGCCACCCGCTTCCACCCCAGGCTCTTCGCCAACTGCAGCGGCGTCAGGCCGTTGGCGGCCTGGGCGTTGTGGTCGGCGCCGTGTTTCAGGCAGACGTCGACCCCGTCCCACGAGCCGGCCAGCGCCAACTGGTGCAGCAAGGGAAACCCCTCGTCGTCCGGTTCGCCGAGCATCTCCGGGGATTCGCCCAGCGCTTGATCGAGCGACTCGCGCATGTTGACCGACATCGGGTGCTCGGCCGCGGCGACCGCGGCGTAGTCCTGCGGCGCCTGTTTTGACGGGCCGAACCGCGACAGAAACCCCTTCGCCTTGGCGGGCGCCTGAGCGATGTACTCCGGCGGCACCAGCAGCACGACGCCGGGGTCGCCGAAGTCGAAGCCCCACGCGCGGTCGTGCTGCTTGCGCTCGCCGCTGTCCATCCGCGAACGCATCAGGTCGACGGTGAACCCCCCGTACACGCTGCCCGAGGCCACGTACATCCAATCACAAATCTGCCGCCCCGCGATCGTGACCCGGTCCCCTTCGCTGACGGACGTGAGCGATTGCGGAGAATTGATCAGCGTCCCCTGCAGGGTGCGGCCGTCGAACCGCACGTCCAACAGCCACATGTGCTCGGCCGAGAGCCCATCGGGGTTGCGGGCCCGGACCTCGGGGGGGTCGGTAAAGGTCGCCTTCACCGCGGCCAGCTCCAGCCCGGGGACAATCCGCCGGCCCTCCCACGCTAACTCGCGCCAGAAGTAGCGGAACGTCTCCCGCGCCTTCGCGGCGGCCAACTGCATCTCGGGGTCGTCGGCGGGGAGTGAAAAGACGGGCGAGTCTTGGCTGCTCATGATGCCTGCGGGGTCACGAGGTGTTGGGGGGGATCGTCTGTGCTGGATGGCCGGCGCCGCGGTCATGGGGCCAATCCTAATCGATCGGCGCGGCGACGACGAATAACTCCCTACGGCGATCACCGGTCCTTGCCAGCGGACTTACCTACCGAACGTCACTGCCCGTCAGCTTGAAATATTGCTTTGTTTGCCCCGGCCGGCGCATTCTTTTGACTACACTGGTCCGTTGCCCACTTAATCCCCGGTGCCGAGCAGCACCGCGTGAACGAAACGAACCCCTACCAGTCGCCCGAATCTGTCGAAGAAGTGACCAGCCCACTAAGGGACGAGGAGGTACCTTCCGGGATCGGCGGGTGGTTGATCCTGCCCACCATTGGTGTCGTGCTTTCTCCGATCAGCCTGTTGGTCGACACGGCGCACATGTTCCGACTGTTCACGGACGGCACTTGGGAGGCCTGTACTACGCCGGGGTCGGAGGACTACCTGCCGTTTTGGGGATCGTTGCTGATCTTCGAGATGGTCGACAACCTTGTGTTCGCAGCGGCCTTCACCTTCTTGGCGGTCTTGCTATTCCGCAAGTCGCGCTACTTTCCAATGGCGTACATCGGGATCGCGCTGGCCAGCCTGGGGCTGATCCTACTCGACGCCTGGCTAGTATCGCTGGTCGTCCCCAACCAACGCATGTTCGATCACCAGGAGCTCGGCGGAGCGCTGGTCGGCGCAGCGATCTGGGTTCCTTACATGCTGATCTCGAATCGCGTGAAGAACACATTCGTGTGACGCTGTAGCTCGGCGGACTATTGTCCGTCGCTCGGGAGAAACGCATAGCCCGTTGGGGGCCCTCCTACCGCACCACCAACCACGCGACATACCCCCCATACCCCGCCAGCAGCAACGCCCCCTCCCACCGCGCGATCTGCCGGCCAGTGGCGGCCAGGGGCAGCAGGGCGGCGCTCAGGGCGACCGTCACCAGCAGGTCCCCCAGGCCGTAGGCGGGGATGTCCATCGGCTTGGCGAGCGCGCTAATCCCGAGGATGAAGCCCGTGTTGAAGATATTGCTGCCGACGATGTTGCCGATCGCTAGGTCGGACTGGTTGCGTCGGGCCGCGGCCAGCGAGGCGGCCAGCTCCGGCAGGCTGGTGCCGACGGCCACTAGCGTGAGCGAGACGATCACCTCGGGGACGCCGAGCTGGCCGGCCAGATCGACCGCGCCGCTGACGGTCGCCTGGCCGCCGCCGATGAGCGCGGCCAGACCGCCGATCAGGTAGGCCAGCGTCCAGCCCCAGCCGAGCGGGGTAATCTCGTCGGTCGATTGGTTCCCCGCGGCGATCGATTCTGAAATGAGGTAGAAGAGGAACACGCTGAAGAACAGCAGCAGCACCACGCCGTCCGCGGGGCCCCACTGGTCGGGCCCGGCGGCGCCGAACCACTGGTCGGCGGCCAGCACCAACGCGGCGATCGCGATCAGCGTCATCATCGGGATCTCGCGGACCACCACGCTCCGGCTAACCGACTGCGGCTTGTACAGCGAGATCGCGCCCAGCAGCAGCGCCACGTTGGCGATGTTCGATCCGATCACGTTGCCGAAGCCGACGGAGGTGGCGTCGCTGGCGGCCGCGATCAGGTTCACTACCAGCTCGGGGGCGCTGGTGCCGAACGCCACCACGGTCAGCCCGATCACCAGCGGCGGCACCCCCAGCCGGTCGGCCAGGGCCACGGCGCCGCGGACGATCCACTCACCCCCGGCGACCAGCAACGCGAGGCCGAGGACAAGAAGCAGCAGGGGGGCGAGCATCGGGGGGCTTGGTGTTCGAGGGGGCAGGTGTGGCAGTGGTAGCGGGGTGCGCGCAGATTATCAGCGGGCGAACTCGCCACCAAGCGCCGGAGGCCCCGGCGGCGGCGCGATCCTGAGACTTGGGCCCTCGTTCCCGGATCGAACCACACGCTAGCTTTGTCGGCTCCTGACCCCGCGGCGGCTAGAAATCGTTGTCGACGCCGGCGGGCCGGTCGCCGAAGATTGGGGGGACAGGTCTGCTCGATCCGCGCCTAAACCCGGTCCTAGACGCCGATGAAGAACCCAACCGGCGAGCCCCCGGGCAGGCCGCGGGCGCTGACGCCGCAGCAGCACGCAGAACTGGCCCGCTGCGTGGCGCTGGGCATGACGCTGGCGGAGGCGGCCGCGCAGGTGGGCTGCTCGGAGCGGACCGTGCAAAGGGCGCGGCGACGCGACGCGTGGCTGGAGCGGTTGCTCCTGGCCGCGCGTCATGTGCGGCGCGAGCGGCGGACGAGGCTGACGCGGCGCGACGGCTGAGGGGCCCTCGCTAGAAGCTGTGCGCCAGTCCCATGGGGGCGCCGGCCAGCTCTGGCTTGCGGACCTTTACCTGCACGGGGCAGCCCTGCTTGGGGCGGATCGCCAGGTCGCGGGCCGCCTCCAGCGAGAGCGAGCCGGGGTCGGCCTGGAAGTCGCACCGCGACAGCAGCGTGGCGAGCACCATCGTCATCTGGGCCATCGCCATCCGCTCGCCGATGCAGGCGTGCGGGCCGTGGCCGAAGGGGAAGTAGGCGCCCGCGGGGATCTCGTCGATCCGCTCGGGGCTGAAGCGCTCCGGGTCGAAGCGTTCGGGGTCTGGGAAGAACCGCGGGTCGCGCTGGGTGACGTAGGGAGACATCACCACCCAGCCGCCTCGCTTGACCTGGAACTCGCCCAGCGCGGTGTCTTGGGTCACCTCGCGGGTGAACAGCACCCAGGCGGCGGGGATCAGCCGCAGCGATTCCTGCAGCACCTGCTTGGTGTAGGCAAGCCGCGGCAGGTCGGCCGGTTCGGGGGAGCGTTGGCCGACGACGTCGCGGACCTCTTGCTTGAGCCGGTCGTAGACCTCGGGGCGCGAGAGGGCCAGCACCCAGAACCACGCCAGCGCGCCGGAGACCGAATGGTTGCCGGCGATCATCATTGTCACCGCCTGGTCGCGGACCATCTTGTCGAGCACGTGCGCGGGGGCGCCCGCGGCCTGGGCCTCTGCCGTGACGCTCAGCAGCAGCGAGAGCAGGTCTTCGCGTGCGTTGGGGTCGGCGCGGCGGCGGGCGATGGCGCGCCCGACGAAGCGGTCGATCGTGGCGAGCGCCTCGGCGCGGCGGCGGGTGCGGCGGGGGATCATCCAGGCGGGGAGGCGGACCGGTTCCTCGATCTCTTTCATAAAGATCTCGGCGCCGGCGCGGACCGCCTGGGCCAGCTCGTCTGCCTCGGGGCCGGGGTCGATCCCCAGGGTCGAGGCGATCGAGACGCTCATCGAGAGCTCCGTCACGGCGTCGGCCAGGTCGACGCGGGTCGACTCGCCCCAGCCGGCGATCATCTGCTCGGTGGTCTCGACGGCCTGCTGGGCGTAGCCCTCCATGGAGTCTGCGCGCAGAGCGCGTTGGATCAGCCGGCGGTCGTCGAACCAACGCTTGCCGCCGCTGGTCAAGAGGCCGTCCCCCAGCACGGGGCGGATGACGCGCATCTGCCACTCGCTCTTGACGAACTTTTCTTTCTGGCGGACCAGCACCTCGTGGATCAACTCTGGGCTGTTCACCAGGTAGACGCGCTGGGTGAGCAGCAGGAAGGTGCTGAGGTCGCCGTATTTGTGCGCAATGCGGCTGAGGTAGCGGACGGGGTCGCGACGCATCGCGGCGAGATGACGCCACGTGAGACCGACGGCCGCGGAGTAGTTCCGCGGTCCCGGGGGGGTCTTGAGCCCCGGAGCAGATTGAAGAGCTTTCACGGTGCAGATCGAGGTGAACGTGGGGCTGCCATCCCTAGCCGATGGCGCTCCGTCGCCTCCGGGCGCTACCATACTGAAAGCTTGCGCGATTCGCAAGAAAAATCCGAGACAATTCCCGTTTGCCGGAGTTGCGGCCGCGGCGCCTAGTCGCGTAGCTGGAACAGCCGGCTCAGCGCCGCCAACAGCCCGTGGGGAGAGCCCCCCTGCGATTCGTCGCGCAGCGACTCCATCGGCGGGTGGAGCATCTTGTTGACCAGCCGGTCGGCGAAGCGCTGCACCTCTTCCCGTTGACGCTGGTCCAGCTCGGGGAGCTTGTTGAACAGCCGCTGGAGCTCTGTCTGCTTGGGCGCCTCGAGCCCCGCACGAAGCCGGGCGATGACCGGCGCGCTGACGCGGTGGCGCGCCTCGGCGAAGAACCGCTGCTGTTCTTCGGCCACGATCCGCTCGGCGGCGGGGAGCTCGCGTTCCCGCTGCTGGCGGTTGCGGGCGCAGGCCTGCTGGAGGTCGTCGATGGAGTAGAGGTAGGCGCCCAACTGGTCGCCGATGGCGGGGTCGAAGTCGCGCGGGATGGCCAGGTCCAAGACGAACAGCGGCCGCTGCTTGCGGCCCGGCGCCACGCGGTTGCGGAAGGCGTCTAGCGACACGATCGGCCGGCTGGCGCCGGTGGTGCTGACCACGATGTCGGCGCGGACCAGCTCGTCGAACAACGCGTCCCACGGGCGGGCCTCGCCGCCCCACGCGGCGGCCAGCTCGCCGGCGTGCTGGGGGTTGCGGTTGACGATCGCCGGCCGGCGGGCGCCGGCGTCGGTGAGGTAGCGGAGCGTCTCGTCGGCCATCTCGCCGGCGCCGATCACCAACACGCGTTTGTCGTCGAAGCGCTCGAAGATCTGCTTGCCGAAGTCGGAGATCGCGACGCTGGCGATGCTGATGCGGTAGCGGTGCACCTGGGTCTCCGACGCCACGCGCTTGGCCGTGCGAAGCGCGGCCTGGAAGCAGTCGTGCGAGAGGGGGCCCGCGGAGCCGAGCTCGGTCGCCAGCTCGTACGCCTGACGCACCTGGGAGGTGATCTGCGGCTCGCCCAGCACCATGCTGTCGAGGCTCGACGCGACGCGGAACAGGTGGCTCACGGCCTGCTCGTCCTTGAGCGTCACCAACTGCCGGCCGACCTCTTCGACCGAGGCGTGCCGGGCGTCGGCCAGCCGGCGGGTGAGCAGGCGCGTGCAGGGGGGCAGCTCGCTGTGGGGCGAGGCGGCGTACAGCTCGACCCGGTTGCAGGTGCTCAGCAGCACCGCCTCGATGCCGGGGTGGTGCGTGCGCCAATCGGCCAGGAGCGCGGAGGCCTCGTCACGGCTGAACGCCAGGCGCTCGCGCACCGAGGCGTCGGCGCCGTGGTGCGAGCAGCCGACCATGCGGAGCTTCATGGCGTCGCCCCCTCGGCGGCCTGGCCGTCGGCCTGGGGCTCGGCCGCCGGCGGGCGCGCGTCGTCGCGGCTCCCGCCGTGCGCGGATTCGATCAGCGTTACCGAGGCGATCGCGATCAGCAAGAATCCGAACGAGGCGAGCGTCAGGTAGGCGACCTTGCGGCCGCGCCGCGCCGCGGGGTAGACGATGCGGAACGCCTCGGCCGCCAGCAGCCAGACCAGCATCGCCGCCAGGCTGAGGGTGACGGGGCTCCGCCAGTCGACGGCGCCCTGCTTGAGCCGCTGCAGCACCAGGCCCGAGCCGAACCCGCCGGCCACCAGCATCGCCGAGGCGCCCAGGGCGTGGGCGTTGATCCGCTGGAGGGTCTCGAGGCTGGGGAGGCGGAACTCACGCGTCGGCAGCAGCTTGTGCTTGAGCCGCCAGCTCTGCACCAGGTACATCAGCCCCGCAAGAAAGCCCAGGCAGACCGTCACGGTCGCCAGCAGCAGCAGCCAGCCGTGCACCTGGGCCCACAGGTCGTAGGCGCGGTTGGGGGCGAACGGCCGGTCGCTGGCGCCCAGCGAGAAGCCGATCAGCCCCAGCACCACCGGCAGCAAGAACAGCCCGGTGGCCGCACGCGGCGCCATCAGCGTCGCCGCCAGCGAGACGGCCGCCAGCACGAGCGCGGCGATCAGGCACCACTCCGCGGGGCTCGACAGCGGCGACGCCTGGGCGCCGGCGCGCAGCCCGAGGTAGGCGACGTGGGCAAAGATGCCGGCCGCGGTAAACGCCAGCATCAGGCCGCGCCGCCACGGGGTCTGCTTCAGCAGGCTCGCGGCCTCGAGCACGAGCGCAACGCCGTAGCTGGCGGCGAAGCACGTGACGGTGATGTTGGCGAGGTTCATGCGGCAACGGTCGAGGCAAACAATAGAACGCGGATGAACGCGGATGACGAGGATTCACGAAAGATAAAGGTGTCGCGACCGGCGACAATCCGTTTTATCGTTGAGGATCCGTGTCCCAGTCGTCGGCCCGCACTATCCCTTGCCATTGGCCCCCGCGTCCGTCTCTAGCCCGTAGTCTTTCAGCTTCTTGTGCAGCGTGTTGCGGTTGATCCCCAGCCGCTGGGCGGCCTGGATCTGGACGCCGCCGCAGCGCTCCAGCACCTGGGCGATGACTTCCTTCTCTACGCGGTCGACGATCCGGCTGTGCAGGTCGTTGTCGTTCTCCTCGGCCCGCGACAGGCCGGTCTGCACCAGTTGCTCCGCGAGCGACTCGAAGTCGAACCGCCGGAACGCCCCGCCGTGCGGCTCCGCCTCGCCGCGCACCACGCCGGGCAGCAGCTCGTAGGTCAGCTCGTCGCCGTGGGCCATCACCACGGCCCGTTCGACGTAGTTCTGCAGCTCGCGGACGTTCCCCGGCCAGTGGTACTCCTGCAGGGCCTCCATCGCCCGTGGCTCGATGTGCACCACGTAGCGGTCGTTCTCTTCATTGTAGACGCCCAGGAAATGAGCGACGAGCTGCGGGATGTCCTCCCGCCGGTCGCGCAGCGGCGGCAGGTAGATGGGCGCCACGTTCAGACGGTAGTAGAGGTCTTCGCGGAATCGGCCCTCGCCCGCTTCTTCTAGCAGGTCGCGGTTGCTGGCGGCCACCACGCGTGTGTCGACCCGGATGGTCTGCGTGTCTCCCACCCGCTCGAACTCACGCTCCTGCAGCACCCGCAGCAGCTTGACCTGAAGGTGCGGCGACGTGCTGTTGATCTCGTCTAAGAAGATGGTGCCGGTGTGGGCCGCCTCGAACCGCCCGATGCGGTTGTCGATGGCGCCGGTGAACGCGCCGCGGACGTGGCCGAACAGCTCGCTCTCCAGCAGGCTCTCGCTGAGGGCGCCGCAGTTGACCCGCACAAAGGGGCGTTTGCGGCGGTCGCTGAGCTCGTGGATGGCGCGGGCGATCAGCTCCTTGCCGGCGCCCGTCTCGCCCAGCAACAACACCGACGCCCGGCTACGCGCCACCTGCCGCGTGATGCGGTACACGCCGCACATGGCCGGCCCCGACCCGATAATGCCGGGCAGCGGCGCGTCGGGTGATTGTGGGTTGAGCTGAGTCATGAACGCCACGGGTCTCACGAACGGAGTTGGCCACAAAAAGGCACAAAAAAGCACAAGAAAGGTATGTCACAGAACATGGGTTCTACGGGCCTTAAGACAGATAGGGTGTAAAGAAGCGGAGCGCATCGCACCGGCGGGGGAAGTGTGAGCGTTGCGGTTGGTGCGGAATTGCGGTGCGATTCCGCTGCGCTCCATCGCACCCTACTTAACTTCTCAACCTCTCTTCTTTGTGCTTTTTCGTGCCTTTTCGTGGCAATCGTCGTCCGTCATTCTGCGTCAACTTGCGGCCGCTTCTCGCTGTCGGGCTGGCGGCGCTCCAGCGCGTCGAGCACGCGGCCGAGCACCTGTTGGGTTTCGGCGTCGGCCGACTCGCTGGCGTTGTAGCGGTCGTACTGGGTCAGCAACTCATTGGAATCGAGCAGGATGCCGTGGGCGGCGATGTTCTCTGCGAGCGCCTCGGCGGCGGCGCGGCGGTCGGCGATGGGGAGCGACGCGGCGTTGACGTAGTCGATTAGCATCCGCTGCGCCTCGGGGGCGCCGGTCACCGCCAGCGGCTTGATGGCCTCGCTGGGGGGGAGCGAGGCGAGCAGCGCCGCTACTTCCAGCGCCTTGCCGGCCAGGTTGTAGAACTGCGGGCCAGAAGTAATCAGGCCGGTGAGCCAGTCGCGCGCCTTGGCGGCGCGGTCGTCGCGGACCTGCATGTCGTCCATGCCGGGGGTGAACCCACGCAGCCGGGCGACGATCGCCTCGACCGCGGCGGGGGTTTGCGGGCGAGGGAAAGCGACGACGCGGCTGTGCTCGCTGGCGATCTTCTTTGCCTCATCGAGGCGCCCCTCGGAGGCCAATAGCGCGATGGGGAGCTCGCCCCCGCCGGGGCCGCGGCGGATCTGGAACAGCGTTTCGCGGACCCCCGGCAGCAAGATCGCCAGGTCGACGAAGGCCATCTCGACGTTCGGCCCCGCGGCCAGGTCGATCGCGCGGTCGCCGCGATTGGTCGGCATGCCGTCGACCTGCTGGCCGTTGAGCAGCCCCGCCAGGGTGGAGGAGCGTTGCTGGTTGGGCATCGCCACCACGGCCGAGGGGGTTCCCCCCCCCGCGGCGAAGTCGATCACCGCGTCGATCAGCCGGTTTGAGCCGGCGTAGGGGCTCTGCGGGTTGATCGCCATGATGGCCGAGAGCGCGGCGAAGCGGACCGATCGGCTCGGCGAGCTAAGCGCCCGCGACAGCGCCGAGGGGAGCCCTCCGCCGCTGTGCAGCGCGGCGACGTCTTTCCGCTCGCCCAGCAGCTCGCACAGCCTGCGGGCCGCGCCGTGGCGGGCGCCGGCCAGCGCGCAGGCGAGGCCCTGGGAGAGGTCGTAGGTGGGCAGCTTATCGGCCTCAAGTTCCTTGTAGGGCGCCGCGTCGACGCCGTGCGACTTGAGCAGCGCGACGCGCTCCAGGTCGAACACCACGGCGTCGATCCGCTTGGCCTCGCTCTGCGGCGCAAGCCGCCAGCGGTCGCGCGCGAGCCAGGCAGAGAACACCACGCCGGCGTCGTGCAGCGGCACGTCGACCCGCTGCGCCCCTTTCTGGTCCCACACCCACAGGGCGACCTGCCCGTTCGCGTTGGGACGCATGACCGGCACGCCGGCCGCAATTTGCTTGAGCTCCTTCGAGATCACGGCGTCTGCCGAGGCGGTGCTGGGGAGTGTGTCGGTGAGCTCCTGCAGCGACCAGCGGGCGGCCTTGGCTTCGGCGCTGTCGTACGGCGCCACGACGGCCGGCGCTACCAGCAGCGCCACGGCCTGCGGCGCGCCGGCCTGCCCCAACGCGTAGGCGGCCTGGGTGCGCACCGCGGGGTTGTCCGACTGCAGCGCCGCGTAGAGCGCGGGGGTCGACTCCGGCGCCAGCCGCACCAGCGCCTCGCGGATGCGGTTACGCTGCTCGTCGTCTTGGGCCGTGGCCAGTGCGGCCACAAAGTACGCGACGCCCGCCTCGCCGGTCTGGCCGATCTCTTCCAAAGCGGCGCCCACACGGGCCGGATCGCTCAGCAGCTTTGTGAGCTCCGCCAGCCGCTCGGGGCTCGAGCGTACGGCCATCGACGCGTCGAGGCACGACTGCACGAACGGGGCGACCGTGGCGGGGAGCGCCGTCGATCGGCTCATCCGCAGCAGCACCGCCGAGCCAACGTGGTCAACCAGTTCCGCCTTGGCCGTGTCGTCGAGGTTCAGCGCGATGAGCTCTTCGAGGATCGGCCCGGCAAGGTCGGCCCGGCCGAGGTCCACCAGCGCGCCGGCCGCCTCGATGTAGTGCCGCGGCAGGGTCCGCGGCAGGTCGAGCGCCGCCTGAACCGCGGGGCTATTGGCGTTTGCCGCGGGTGTTTGAGCGTGGCAGGGTGAGCTGAGCATCGCCAGTGCGAGCAGAACCCCGAAGCCAGAGCGACTGGGCGTCCACGAAAGGCTCTCGCAGAGGCGCGGAGGCGCAGAGAAGTACGGAGAATGTTCAGTGCGCCTGGGCGCCCGTGCGCCTCCGCGAGAGTCTTGCTTGGTTTGCCGATTTCTTAGCATCTGGGCCTACTCCATCTTGAGCCGAGCTCGCCACGCGGCGGCTTGGCTGCGGACCATGTCTGGGTGGGTCGAACCGAGGCTGCGCATCGCCTCGATCGCGCGTTGGGCGCCGAGGACGTCGTAAACCGATTCATCAAGGTCGGCGTGCGCTTCTTGGAACGCGTCGAGCGGCAGCCCCGACAGCGGCACGCCGCGCTGCATCGCCGTGCGCACCAGCGTGCCGATCAGCTCGTGCGCCGTGCGTTGCGGCACCCCCCGGCTGATGAGGTGCTCCATCAGCGTGGTCGCGTCCAGGTAGCCCGCCTCGAGCCGGGCGGCGATCTGCTCGCGCCGCAGCTCGGCGCCGGCGACTAGCGGCGCGGCCAGCTCCAGGCAGCCGCGCACCGTGTCGACCGCGTCGAACAGCCGTTCTTTGTCTTCTTGCAGGTCGCGGTTGTAGGCCAGCGGCAGCCCCTTGGCGAGCACCAACAGGCTCTGCAGGGCGCCGATCACGCGGGCCGACTTGCCGCGGATGAGCTCCAGCACGTCTGGGTTGATCTTCTGCGGCATGATGCTGCTGCCGGTGCAGAACTGCTGCGGCGGCTTGAGGAAGCCGAACTCGGTGGTCGACCACAGCACCCATTCCTCCGCCCAGCCGCTCAGGTGCACCGCGATCAGCGACAGCGCGCTGGCCAGCTCG from Pirellulimonas nuda includes:
- a CDS encoding cytochrome C assembly family protein; its protein translation is MNLANITVTCFAASYGVALVLEAASLLKQTPWRRGLMLAFTAAGIFAHVAYLGLRAGAQASPLSSPAEWCLIAALVLAAVSLAATLMAPRAATGLFLLPVVLGLIGFSLGASDRPFAPNRAYDLWAQVHGWLLLLATVTVCLGFLAGLMYLVQSWRLKHKLLPTREFRLPSLETLQRINAHALGASAMLVAGGFGSGLVLQRLKQGAVDWRSPVTLSLAAMLVWLLAAEAFRIVYPAARRGRKVAYLTLASFGFLLIAIASVTLIESAHGGSRDDARPPAAEPQADGQAAEGATP
- a CDS encoding sigma-54 interaction domain-containing protein — its product is MCGVYRITRQVARSRASVLLLGETGAGKELIARAIHELSDRRKRPFVRVNCGALSESLLESELFGHVRGAFTGAIDNRIGRFEAAHTGTIFLDEINSTSPHLQVKLLRVLQEREFERVGDTQTIRVDTRVVAASNRDLLEEAGEGRFREDLYYRLNVAPIYLPPLRDRREDIPQLVAHFLGVYNEENDRYVVHIEPRAMEALQEYHWPGNVRELQNYVERAVVMAHGDELTYELLPGVVRGEAEPHGGAFRRFDFESLAEQLVQTGLSRAEENDNDLHSRIVDRVEKEVIAQVLERCGGVQIQAAQRLGINRNTLHKKLKDYGLETDAGANGKG
- a CDS encoding HEAT repeat domain-containing protein encodes the protein MLSSPCHAQTPAANANSPAVQAALDLPRTLPRHYIEAAGALVDLGRADLAGPILEELIALNLDDTAKAELVDHVGSAVLLRMSRSTALPATVAPFVQSCLDASMAVRSSPERLAELTKLLSDPARVGAALEEIGQTGEAGVAYFVAALATAQDDEQRNRIREALVRLAPESTPALYAALQSDNPAVRTQAAYALGQAGAPQAVALLVAPAVVAPYDSAEAKAARWSLQELTDTLPSTASADAVISKELKQIAAGVPVMRPNANGQVALWVWDQKGAQRVDVPLHDAGVVFSAWLARDRWRLAPQSEAKRIDAVVFDLERVALLKSHGVDAAPYKELEADKLPTYDLSQGLACALAGARHGAARRLCELLGERKDVAALHSGGGLPSALSRALSSPSRSVRFAALSAIMAINPQSPYAGSNRLIDAVIDFAAGGGTPSAVVAMPNQQRSSTLAGLLNGQQVDGMPTNRGDRAIDLAAGPNVEMAFVDLAILLPGVRETLFQIRRGPGGGELPIALLASEGRLDEAKKIASEHSRVVAFPRPQTPAAVEAIVARLRGFTPGMDDMQVRDDRAAKARDWLTGLITSGPQFYNLAGKALEVAALLASLPPSEAIKPLAVTGAPEAQRMLIDYVNAASLPIADRRAAAEALAENIAAHGILLDSNELLTQYDRYNASESADAETQQVLGRVLDALERRQPDSEKRPQVDAE
- the hemA gene encoding glutamyl-tRNA reductase; translated protein: MKLRMVGCSHHGADASVRERLAFSRDEASALLADWRTHHPGIEAVLLSTCNRVELYAASPHSELPPCTRLLTRRLADARHASVEEVGRQLVTLKDEQAVSHLFRVASSLDSMVLGEPQITSQVRQAYELATELGSAGPLSHDCFQAALRTAKRVASETQVHRYRISIASVAISDFGKQIFERFDDKRVLVIGAGEMADETLRYLTDAGARRPAIVNRNPQHAGELAAAWGGEARPWDALFDELVRADIVVSTTGASRPIVSLDAFRNRVAPGRKQRPLFVLDLAIPRDFDPAIGDQLGAYLYSIDDLQQACARNRQQRERELPAAERIVAEEQQRFFAEARHRVSAPVIARLRAGLEAPKQTELQRLFNKLPELDQRQREEVQRFADRLVNKMLHPPMESLRDESQGGSPHGLLAALSRLFQLRD